Proteins encoded in a region of the Procambarus clarkii isolate CNS0578487 chromosome 42, FALCON_Pclarkii_2.0, whole genome shotgun sequence genome:
- the LOC138373413 gene encoding sperm acrosomal protein FSA-ACR.1-like, which translates to MSSKCKNEYKQTRYKEVAEGDVPSVEVADGDVPSVEVAGGDVPSVEVADGDVPSVEVAEGDVPSVEAADGDVPSVEVAAGDVPSVEVADGDVPSVEVAEGDVPSVEAADGDVPSVEVAEGDVPSVEAADGDVPSVEVAEGDGPSVEVADGDVPSVEVADGDVPSVEVAGGDLPSVEVAEGDVLSVEVAGGDVPSVEVAGGDVPSVEVAGGDVPSVEVAGGDVPSVEVTAGDVPSVEVAGGDVPSVEVAGGNVPSVKVAGGDVPSVEVAGDNVPSVEVTGGDVPSVEVAGVDVPSLEAAGGDVPSVEVAGMAHPPSTDEPSVEVARG; encoded by the exons ATGTCTAGTAAATGCAAGAATGAATATAAACAAACTCGGTATAAA GAGGTGGCAGAGGGTGATGTGCCATCTGTGGAGGTGGCAGACGGTGATGTGCCATCTGTGGAAGtggcagggggtgatgtgccatCCGTGGAGGTGGCAGACGGTGATGTGCCATCCGTGGAGGTGGCAGAGGGTGATGTGCCATCCGTGGAGGCGGCAGACGGTGATGTGCCATCCGTGGAAGTGGCAGCGGGTGATGTGCCATCCGTGGAGGTGGCAGACGGTGATGTGCCATCCGTGGAGGTGGCAGAGGGTGATGTGCCATCCGTGGAGGCGGCAGACGGTGATGTGCCATCCGTGGAGGTGGCAGAGGGTGACGTGCCATCCGTGGAGGCGGCAGACGGTGATGTGCCATCCGTGGAAGTGGCAGAGGGTGATGGGCCATCCGTGGAGGTGGCAGACGGTGATGTGCCATCCGTGGAGGTGGCAGACGGTGATGTGCCATCCGTGGAAGTGGCAGGGGGTGACCTGCCATCCGTGGAGGTGGCAGAGGGTGATGTGCTATCCGTGGAGGtggcagggggtgatgtgccatccgtggaagtggcagggggtgatgtgccatccgtggaagtggcagggggtgatgtgccatCCGTGGAAGTGGCAGGGGGTGACGTGCCATCCGTGGAGGTGACAGCGGGTGATGTGCCATCCGTGGAGGtggcagggggtgatgtgccatCCGTGGAAGTGGCAGGGGGTAATGTGCCATCCGTGAAAGtggcagggggtgatgtgccatCCGTGGAAGTGGCAGGGGATAATGTGCCATCCGTGGAAGTGACAGGGGGTGATGTGCCATCCGTGGAAGTGGCAGGGGTTGATGTGCCATCCTTGGAGGCggcagggggtgatgtgccatCCGTGGAAGTGGCAGGGATGGCTCATCCTCCTTCCACGGATGAGCCATCCGTGGAAGTGGCAAGGGGGTGA